CCATAACTTCATCTGTGGTCTGGCAAAGCTTTGCTACTGTTGGCACTTTAAAACCCCATTCACGGGCTTTTTCCAACATATGATATTGAGAGTCGATATTCAGGTTTCTACCAACAATACTGTACAATAAACAATCTAAAGGTCTTTGCGCCACCATACTACTATCCTGAAGTTTTAAACTACCTGACGCTGTATTTCTTGGGTTCATATAGGGCTCTTCGCCATTGGCAATCCGTTCTTCATTCATTTTTATGAATCCGTCAAACGGCAATACAATTTCTCCACGAATATCAAACTTATCCGGGTAATCTCCCTTTAGTTGAAGTGGAACCGACTTAATGGTTTTAATATTATTTGTGACATCATCTCCTTGTATTCCGTCTCCTCGTGTAACTGCTTTTACCAATTTCCCTTGTTCATAAGTAATGCTGATAGATGCACCGTCATATTTTAACTCGCACGTAAAAGCTACAGGCACATCACCTAAATTACGCTGAATACGTTTCTCCCAATCTTCTAAATCTTCTTTAGAGTACGAATTATCCAAGGAATACATTCTGTGTTCATGAACTACCGTTGCAAAATTTTTGGTAATCATGCCACCAACTCGCAAAGACGGTGAACTGGCATCATAGAATTCTGGATGCTTTGCTTCCAACTCCTGTAATTCTTTCAATTTCATATCAAAATCATAATCAGAAATGGTCGGGTTATCCAACACGTAGTAATTATGATTATGCTCGCGTAATTCTTTTCTTAGTGCTTCTATTTTTGATTTCATATTCCCTAAAGCTGCTCTTTATTTATCCATTTTGGTGTCGGTAACGGTATATAGTTTTCCATTTTTTCTAACAATGCATCTATTTCTTCATCTACCAAAATAGTATTTATATGTTCTTGTTTTACAAATCCTTCGCTGACCATGTCGTGCATCATCTTTAACAGCGAATCGTAAAATCCGTTTGTATTGAGTATTCCTATCGGATATTGATGCAGCCCCAATTGCGACCAGGTCAACATTTCAAAAAACTCCTCTAGTGTTCCGAAACCGCCAGGTAGCATTAGTATTCCGTCAGATAGGTCATGCATTTTCAATTTACGCTCATGCATATTTTGGGTCACAATCAATTTTGTTAATCCTTCATGAACCACTTCTTTCTTTCTCAAGAATACGGGAATGACACCGACTACCTTTCCGCCATTGTTCAATACTCCCATAGCTACTTTACCCATGATGCCTATTTTGGCTCCACCATACACCAGCTCAATAGTTTTCTTTGCGAAAGTCTCTCCCAATTCATACGCCTTCGAACCATATTCAGAATTGACACCTTCGCTGCTACCGCAAAACACTACAATACTTTTCATTTTTTTGTTCCTT
The genomic region above belongs to Maribacter hydrothermalis and contains:
- a CDS encoding LOG family protein gives rise to the protein MKSIVVFCGSSEGVNSEYGSKAYELGETFAKKTIELVYGGAKIGIMGKVAMGVLNNGGKVVGVIPVFLRKKEVVHEGLTKLIVTQNMHERKLKMHDLSDGILMLPGGFGTLEEFFEMLTWSQLGLHQYPIGILNTNGFYDSLLKMMHDMVSEGFVKQEHINTILVDEEIDALLEKMENYIPLPTPKWINKEQL